The following DNA comes from Papaver somniferum cultivar HN1 chromosome 4, ASM357369v1, whole genome shotgun sequence.
AAAGTTTGTTTTGTTTCATCAGATGAAGAGATTAATGGAGTTGAAACCACACCTCTTCCTGTAATCTCAGCATGACTACCAAAATTCAACTTACTGGAGCGGCTAGAATCAAAAGGAATTAGACAATAAGAGAATTTTGATTCAATTCTTGAACCTAATTGAGATACTAAAGAAAATCCACCGCCACCAAGACCAACTATACCAGTCCCATGGTGGCTAAAGGTTCCTGCATTGTTATGACCACAACCAATTGCGATTCTCGGAAGTTTAACGGATCGACCACTTGTTGAATCAAATGATAAGGTTTCAAATGCAAGGTTTCCTTCAGAGTAAGATTGATCTCCATAAGCAACACCATACTGGCATAGCTTCCCTTGACAAGTGACATCGTGAAATCTTTCACAAGTTTGTGAAGCACAAGGAACGTTTGTGTAGGTTGATGATTTTTTTGGATCAAAGATTGGAGTAGTTTGCTTATAGCATTGTGAACAAGGTTTACATTGAACCCAAGTAAGATCACTACCGGTATCCATTATAGCAAGTACTTGACGAGGAGGTGTTCCTAATGAAATATTCAATAGAAATTCACCATTATTAGGAATCACACTTGCTCTGATAGTGTCATGACCGTTGCCAGGCCCGCCAGCTGCAGAAAAAGCCGATGATAAGTAATTTGCACGGTGCATAGAACGATGAACGGCTTTTTGAAATCGATCAGTGAATGTGTCTAATGGGTTGTAAAAAGGTGAGTCAGGAGAATCGCGATGGATCATGTTAATACTAAAACCATTTCCATGGacagaaattgaaactgaaaggAAAAGAATTACGAGAAGAGAGAAATGATGAACTGTTGCCATGGTaatcgagaagaagaagaagagactaaatgtgatgatgatgatgaggattttGTGGATGAATATTTATAGAGATAGAATCTTGATTGATATGGAAGATAAAAAGATTTTTAGGTTCATATTCATTATTATCATATTATGTGCATGCATGAATATGGAAGGTCGAAATTTTGTAAAAACGGAATGCAAAATAACTCGACATAAATgccttttaatttttgatttacaCAACAACGATTCAAAAAGGGcgtaatgaaaagaaaaaaaagtaaccGAAGAGATCCACTGGATAACTCTGAGACCCATTTCTCCACTTTTGGTGGATTCGGATTTTAAGAAAACCATGGCATTTGTTCTAGCCATTAACTATGAGTCCGCCTAATGAAATTCtggacaaaccctaattcttcgttCTCTCGTTCTTCCAGAAACTAGGAGCAATGTCTAGTATTCCAGAGGAGATCTATCTCGAGATCCTTTTAAAGGTACCAGTGAAATCAACGTTTGTATGTAAGTGTGTTTCCAAGACTTGGTTTTACATAATTTCTAACCCTAGTTTTGTCAATAACCATCTTAATCTTACTACCCAAAGGAACAACTACAGTCTAATGCTTAAAAGTTCATGCGAGTATGGTTTTTATAAAATAACTTATGATTCATTGTTATCTGATGATGTTGTTCCTGTTGAAATGGATCCCCCCTACAAAACTTCGAGACGTGATATTGATTCGCTGGGTCCATGTAATGGCTTAGTATATGGGTGGGTTCATCAGTCGCTATCCTTCTCTTTTTATATGGAACCCAACCACAAAGGAATACAAGAGATTAGGAACACCATATGATGAAATATCATGTGATGCATATAATGGCGGCTACAATGGATTACatggttttggttatgattgcaAGAATGACGATTACAAGTTGGTAAAGATTTTTCGGAGTGACAAAGACATTATGGTACAGAGACTTCAAAGTAAGGAGAGTTATTCAGTTCAAGTCATTTCTTTAAAATCAAACTCATGGAAAAACTTGCAGTCCATCGAGTATGGGTTTGATCTTAATCAACCGTCTGGAGTACTTTTTAATGGAGCTCTTCGTTGGTTGGGGCCGATTGTCCAATTTCCTTCGGGTAAAGTATCCTCAAAGGTGATAGTCTCAATGGATATTAGTGAAGAGAGATTGAAGAACTGCAATTACCAACGACTCACAATTGCTTTTTAAATATGGGAGTGGTAGAAGGATGCCTTTGTGTACTTGATTATGATGGGAAGACTTATGAAATATGGGTAACGCAAGATCATGGAGTTAAGGAATCTTGGactaaactttataccattgcaTTTGAGAGGGCAGTGCGTGTGAAGCTTATCGGCTCTTTTAAGAATGGTGAGATTCTGTTCAAGGACCGAATGACGTGCAACGTAATTTTATATGACCCGAAGTATGGAACTCAAAGAAAAACAGAAATGCCTGGTTTAGATGTGGAAGGAGCAGTGGATTATTATGAAAGCTTAGTTGCATTAAGTTCTACTTTTGCTGttggaagaaggaaaaagaaagaaatcactCAAATTTTGAAGAAGAGAAAGACTAAGAAGAAAATCGGGTGAATATGCTATCTAGTCCCTTTTTCTTAATTTACATTTTGTGTGATTCTTCAGTGAACTCTTTTTATGTTAGTACCTGAGATGCATCACGTAATATATGGAAGTGAATTTTGGGTGATATCGCATCTGCAGTTGCTGTGTTTTCTTGGCATTCTACTATTGGCTTTAGTAGTAAGACTACGAACAAAATCGAGTGAATATGCTATTTAGTCCCTTTTCCTTAATTTACATTCTATGTAGTTCTTTAGTGAACTCTCTTTCATTTACGTTCTGTTCCATGTGTAGTACCTGATATACATCACGTAATATATGTAAGTGAATTTTGGGTGATATCGCGTCTGCAGGAAACTATTCTATATCCAGTTATATTTCTTAACTTGCTGTGTTTGTTTGCATTCAACTATTAGATTCAGTAGTACTAGTGCTCCAGATCCAAATTATGTTAGGTAGTAAAGGTCTGTGACTCTGTCCAGCCTAGACCAAATTCCTAGACAAAATTGAATAATACAAATATGTAGGGACGTGAGCGAATTTTGTACAGCCAGCGTTTTTGGCAAAAACGCCAGCCCGGCCTTCCATCGAGCACGCGCTTGTTCTTCCAACTCACtcgacaaaccaacaaatttgttggtttgtccaTCCGTTTTTCATAtctgttgagtccatagtgggatcaaaatgagCAAATCCTTATTTTGTCGAGTTCATAGGAACTcctcttaaaaattgtgcaaacacaattttttttttttttgtttttttaggaaCGAAGATAGTAATTCCGAAGTGCattttttgttttcaatcaaCAAAGAGTTGATGAGATTTGTATTCTTTCGTTTTTATGCTTTTTTTCCTCATTAAGGGTCCATTTTTATCTCAATTACTCTAGCTGTCTTCCGACTATTTCTCAGTTGACCATGCAATATCTAAAAGATAACAATTATCCTGCGGGTATCTCTGCTAATATGGTATTCTCAACTGTTCTCATTGATGATAGTATTATTTGCAGTTATGAATTTCATATTCTCCTTCTCCAAAACTATAAAAGAAATTCTCAAGAGAAAAAGAAACCCTACTTGCTTCATTTGAAACTTCTTCTAGTTCTTCACAGCGAAATGGCTTCTTCCTCTTCTAACAATCAGATTTCTGCAATCACTCACAAGATGCAAAACTCTTCTATTCGGGATCTCTGTGCCAGACAAATGATACGTCCTCTAGGGTCAAAGCAAACCATTGTTGTTGAAGCTTCCAGTGAATGGAAAAACACCCTTATTGGAAAACTGTTTTCTATAGATCCCATTGATACTGAAGATGTAAGGAAAGCAACTATATCTCTTTGGAAAAGGTATAAGGTAAAAGAGGTTAGAGGACTTGATAGAAATATTTTCTTATTCAAATTCTATTCAGAAGACACGATGGGAGCAGTTCTCAAGAAGGGACCATGGAATGTCTTCAAGTGTCTCCTTAATCTCAAAATTTACGATCCTTTTATAGCAGTTCAAGACCAAAAGTTTCCTCATCAAGAATGGAGTGTACAATTCCAGAAACTCCTCTTAGAGCATCATTCTCCTTCACTGGTTAATGATGTTGTAAATGAACTTGGTGTAAAGATAAAGATTGATCCTGAAAAATGTAGGCCAGCTGGTGCTGGTGGAACCATAACAGAAAGAGTAAAAATAGATCTTTCTAAACCACTTCATCGAGGTGGTTGGTGGAGCACAGCAGCAGGTGGTGTATCTTGGGTTCGATATCACTGGGAACGACAAACTCACAATCTATGTAAGCATTGTTATGTTTTTGATCATGTTGACGATGAATGTGCTAATATAGAACATGACCTAAAACTAAGGCGTTACACAAATGAGGAATATGTAGCTTACATTCGCGGTTTAGCTCAAGAATATGGAGTGGATATTGTGGAAGATCTTAATCTTCTAGTGCAGAAAACATGTGAATCCTGTCAGCAAAGATCACAAGAGAAAGATGATGAGGATGTGGAAGCTAGCCGGAAACTTAAAAGATCTAGAAGCGACGAGTCAGAAGATACTCTTTTAGAGGAGGAAGATAAGTCTGAAATGATTCATAATAATGCTGAAAAGGGTCATTCTACTGAGACTGATGTGATGGAGCACGATATGGTTGAGGAAGGGGAGCTGGCTGAGAAGGAGAATTTTCATGATCCGGACGTATCCTCTGCTGTTGCGATAAAATTCTTTTATAAATCCTACCCTACCTACTTATCTGTTTTACAGTTTTATGTGTTAACCTCTTTTAATAGTTCGTTttacttttccttttcttttactcATTCTTTCTTCAA
Coding sequences within:
- the LOC113274492 gene encoding aspartic proteinase CDR1-like; this encodes MATVHHFSLLVILFLSVSISVHGNGFSINMIHRDSPDSPFYNPLDTFTDRFQKAVHRSMHRANYLSSAFSAAGGPGNGHDTIRASVIPNNGEFLLNISLGTPPRQVLAIMDTGSDLTWVQCKPCSQCYKQTTPIFDPKKSSTYTNVPCASQTCERFHDVTCQGKLCQYGVAYGDQSYSEGNLAFETLSFDSTSGRSVKLPRIAIGCGHNNAGTFSHHGTGIVGLGGGGFSLVSQLGSRIESKFSYCLIPFDSSRSSKLNFGSHAEITGRGVVSTPLISSSDETKQTFHYLSLEGISVNENKVPFQSSSIEVNNKGRHQKQEVEGNIIIDSGTTLTLLPSTMYTEFESEIMKAIDAEPIAAPEGLSLCYADSPSLSLPNITVHFTDADLELEPRNAFALAADGVVCLLFVPTESQAIYGNIAQINFLVEYDVEGRKVSFKKTDCTKQS